ATTTTTTCGTTATAAAAATTAGTAAACTTATCATCATCGATAAGCAGCGTAGATTGGTAAGGGACCATTGAGAGTTTTTTGCTATTTTTTTTTGAAAATTCTCATCTTATTCAGATAAAAAATGCAAATTACTCAATATGCCCTTAACTTTCTAAAGATTTCATTAAAAAATACAAAAGAGTCTAATTTTAAAAACATATTAAAACCTATCTTTGCACTCGTAAAACCCTAATTACGTGAGTAAATCTATCCTCTCGCAAACATATTTACAGACTTTGCAAAAGCAGAATCTGCAAAATGCTGTTGCCAAAAGTGAAAACAAAATACATCTTACCGGCTTAGTAGGCTCTTCGCTATCTTTTATAATATCAAGTATTTTCAAGGAATCGAACAAACCTTTTCTTATTGTTTTTGATGATAAAGAAGAAGCCGCTTTTTATCTAAACGATTTAGAGCAACTTTGCAATGATAAAGACGTATTATTCTACCCAGGAAGCTATCGCAGACCCTACGAAATAGAAGAAACCGATAACGCCAACGTACTTTTACGCGCCGAAGTTTTAAACCGTATAAACTCGCAAAAAAAACCGGCCATAATTGTTACTTATCCCGATGCCCTTTTTGAGCAAGTAGTTACCAGAAAAGAGCTAGAACGCAATACTTTAAAAGTAGCAGTAAACGATAATTTATCAATCAATTTTGTAAACGAAGTTCTTTTTGAATATCAATTTAAACGTGTAGACTTTGTTACCGAACCTGGTGAATTCTCGGTACGAGGTGGTATTATTGATGTGTTTTCGTTTTCTAATGATGAGCCTTATCGTATTGAGTTTTTTGGAGATGAAGTTGATAGCATTAGAACTTTTGATGTAGAAACACAGCTTTCCATAGATCAAATAAAAAAGATAAACATTATTCCAAACGTTGCCAATAAACTTTTAGAAGAAAAAAGACAAAGTTTCCTAAAATACGTTGCACAGAAAACAGTAGTTTGCTTAAAAAATGCGGACTTACTTTTTTCTAGAATCGATGATTTTTACAACAAAGCAGAAATCGCTTATAGAAATTTATCTTCGGAAATAAAACAAGCCCAACCAAACGAGCTTTTTTGTAATTCAACCTTATTAAAAAAGCAATTACTCGATTTTTCAATTATTGAATTTGGTAGCACGTCTATAATGACGAAAATTGGTAGCGTTGTACAAAAAGTAGAATTCAAAACCACACCGCAACCATCTTTTAATAAGAAATTCGATTTATTAATTGAAGACTTAAACAGCAACCACAACAAAGGCTACACCAATTATATTGCTTGTGTAAGCGAACAGCAGGCCAAACGTTTTCATGATATTTTTGACGATGTTGAAGGCGAGGTATCTTACCAAACTATTGTGCTTTCACTACACCAAGGTTTTATAGATCACGATACAAAAATAGTTTGCTATACAGACCATCAAATTTTTGAACGTTACCATAAGTTTAATGTTAAAAACGGTTACGCAAAAAAGCAAGCCATTACTTTAAAAGAGCTTACAAACCTAGATATTGGCGATTATGTAACGCATATAGACCATGGTATTGGACGTTTTGGTGGACTTCAAAAAATTGATGTTGAAGGTAAAAAACAAGAAGCCATTAAATTGGTTTATGGAGAGCGCGATGTACTGTATTTAAGCATACATTCCCTACATAAAATTACTAAATTTAACGGTAAAGACGGAAAACCGCCTAAAATTTACAAACTAGGCAGCACAGCCTGGAAAACCTTAAAACAAAAAACTAAAGCACGTGTTAAGCACGTTGCTTTCAACTTAATAAAACTTTACGCTAAGCGGAAAACAGAAAAAGGCTATCAATACAATCCTGATAGTTATATGCAACACGAACTGGAAGCTTCTTTTATTTATGAAGATACCCCAGACCAAAGTAGTGCCACCGCAGATATAAAAGTCGATATGGAAAGTGAACGCCCGATGGATCGTTTAGTATGTGGCGATGTTGGCTTTGGTAAAACGGAAGTAGCTATTCGTGCCGCTTTTAAAGCCGTAGACAACGGCAAACAAGTGGCCGTTTTAGTACCAACAACCATTTTAGCTTATCAGCATGCCAAAACATTTCGCGAGCGTTTAAAAGACTTCCCTGTAACAGTAGATTATGTTAACCGTTTTAGAACAGCAAAAGAAAAACGCACCACTCTAGAAGGTTTAGAAAAAGGTAGTGTAGATATTATTATCGGCACACACCAACTTGTAAATAAAAACGTGAAATTTAAAGATCTTGGTTTATTAATTGTAGATGAAGAACAAAAATTTGGCGTTGCTGTAAAAGAAAAACTAAAAACACTGAAAGACAATGTTGATGTATTAACATTAACAGCAACACCTATACCACGTACTTTACAATTTAGCTTAATGGCTGCCCGAGATTTATCGGTTATTACAACACCCCCACCAAACCGATACCCTATTGAAAGTAACGTAATTCGTTTTAATGAAGAAGATATTCGTGATGCGGTGAGTTATGAAATTGAACGCGGCGGACAAATTTTCTTCATTCATAATAGAATAGAAAACATAAAAGAAGTTGCTGGCCTTATTCAGCGTTTAGTTCCTGATGCTAAAATCGGTATTGGTCATGGACAATTAGACGGTAAAAAGCTGGAACAACTTATGCTATCTTTTATGGATGGCGAGTTTGATGTTCTGGTAAGTACAACCATAATTGAAAGTGGTTTAGATGTACCAAATGCCAACACCATTTTTATAAACAATGCCAATAATTTTGGTTTAAGTGATTTACACCAAATGCGTGGTCGTGTAGGTCGAAGCAATAAAAAAGCCTTTTGCTATTTTATTACGCCAGAATATTCTGCAATGACCGACGATGCCAGAAAACGTATTACCGCATTAGAGCAATTTACAGAGCTTGGTAGCGGATTTAATATAGCCATGAAAGATTTAGAAATTCGTGGTGCCGGAGATTTATTAGGCGGAGAACAAAGTGGCTTTATAAATGAAATAGGGTTTGATACCTATCAAAAAATATTAAGCGAAGCCATAGAAGAACTTAAAGAAAACGAGTTTAAGGATTTATATGATGAACCTGAAGAAGATCGCGTTTACGTTAAAGACGTTACTATCGACACCGATTTCGAACTTCTTTTCCCAGACGATTATGTAAATAACATCGCAGAAAGATTAAGCTTATATACACAGCTAAATAATTTGAAAACCGAAGCTGAATTGCATACTTTTGAAACAGAATTAGTCGATCGTTTTGGAGAATTACCAATACAAGTGACCGATTTATTAAATAGTGTCCAAATAAAGTGGTTAGCAACCAAAATTGGTTTCGAAAAAGTAGTGATGAAACAAGGTAAACTTATTGGTTATTTCATTAACGACCAACAAAGTAACTTTTACCAAAGCTCTGGTTTTACTAAAGTTTTACAATTTGTTCAAAAAAACCCAGGAGCAGGTAAAATAAAAGAAAAACAAACCCGAAACGGATTAAGATTAATGCTAACTTTCGACAAAATAAAAACTGTAAAACAAGCACTAAGCGCTTTACAACCTATTGTGGCTTAATTCTTGTTTCATTTAAATTAAAATATATCATATCTTCAATAAGAAGAAAACAAATACATCCAAAACCGTGAAACGCTTATTATTTCTTATTACCCTCATACCAAGTATTTTATTAGCACAACACAGTATTAAAGGCACGTTCTCACCTGCCAAAGAATACAATTTTGCTCTACTTTACAAGGTAACCCCAACCTTATCGGAATATATTTCTAATACCGAAATAGATAAAGAAACTGGTGGTTTCGAGTTTCAACTCGATTCTACAAGAACAAAAGGTATGTATCGCGTAGTTTACGCTATACCTCAAGAAGATTATAATTTCGATATTATTTATAACGGAAAAGAAGATATTGAATTAACCTTTAACTCTGAAACTGGTGTTACTTTCAAAAAATCTTCCGAGAACAAATTATTAGCATCTTACACCAATAGCATGTCTATGGTTACACAAAGTATTGGGAATTATTTTAGAGAAGAAAGCAAAAACACCAAAGCTTTAAAGTCAATATTTAAAACGCAACAAGAAACACAAGAAAACTTTGAGAAAGCAGCAGAAGGTATGATGGCTTTAGATTTTATAAAAGCCAACCAACCTTATGTTCCAACCGATTTCGAAGATTTAAAAACGTATATAAACAACTTAAGACTGCACTATTTCGACCATATAAATTTTAACAGTAAAGCATTACAGAGCTCTAATTTTTTAGAAGAAAAAATGCTGAATTATGTTTTTGGAATGTCTTCTGAAATTGAAGATGAAGCTACAGTTTACAAGAATAACATTGATATTTTTCATGACGTTTTAAAAACAACACCACAAGGTGTAAAACGTATTTTATTAGTCGATTTATGGCAACAAATGGCAGACTTAGGTTTTGAGTCGGTTGCTAACTATATTTCAGATAAATATTTAATGCCGGTTGCAAAATCGTTAAATGATAAAGATTTAATCGATGGACTAACTCTATTTAAAAACACATCAATAGGTAGAAAAGCGCCAGATTTCACATTAGAAATAAAGAAAGATAAAGCCTTAGTTAAAACACAATTAAGCGCACTAAACGTAGCAAAAAAATATATTGTGGTTTTCTGGAGTAGCACATGCTCGCATTGTTTAGATGAAATTCCTCAATTACACAGTTTCGTGAATACTTTAGAAAAAGGCGACGTAAAAGTAATTGCTGTAGGCTTAGAAGATGATCCGTATAAATGGAAAGACCTAACCTATACTTACACTAGTTTTATTCATGTTTATGGTGAAGGCCGTTGGGAAAACAAAATTGGAAACGATTATGGCGTAACATCAACACCAACATATTTCATTTTAGATAAAGACAAAAAATTCATTTCAAAACCAGAAGATTTTAAAGCTTTAAAAGCATTTTTTGGAGAAGAAGCTGAGGAAGAATAAATCAGCTTTTAAAAGTGGTAAAAAGCACCTTCTAAGTGCTCAATACTGAAATCTTTTCCTTGCTTTACAATAGCAACAACATCAAAACGAACTTCTACATCGAGATCGTTTGCAATCACGTATGCATCAATAGCTTTTACTAAACGTTGAATCTGTTTTGGTTTTACAAAATCTTGAGGATTTCCGAAGTTATTAGTAGATCTTGTTTTAACTTCTACAACCGCCAGAACATCTTCTTTTTTCGCAATAATATCAACTTCCGCCTTTTGGTATCGGTAATTACGCGCCACAATAGCGTATCCGTTTTTCAACAGAAAATCGACAGCTAACTGCTCTCCTTTTTTACCGAGTTCGTTGTGTTTTGCCATGGCATCAAAGTTTATTTATCCTCTAAACAAGAAGAAATCATCTTTCATATCTTCAATTTGAGCATCTTCATTAGTGATAATATAATCAATTGCTTTAGATGTAAAAGCATCACCTTTTTCTGTTAAGGAAACAATATTTTTTTCAAACTGAATCATATTGTTTTTAAGCGCCAAATCTAATACCGTTTTAGAACGTACTTTTTGCCAATTAATATGTTCGTTAAGGTGATTTACGTGGCGTTCGCGCGCTTCAGTATGGTTTTTTAAATGGAGTAGAAACGTTAATAACGATACTTCTGTACGCTGTTGCTTTTCTCTATAAATTACAGCAATAACACCTTTACTTGGCGCAAATAAATAAACAGCCAAAAATAGTAAACCAAGCATAGTGGTTATCGATCCTGCAATGGAAGCATCAAGAAAATGCGCTAACCAATATCCAGAAATCGCACTAAAAACACCAAAACAAATCGCTAAAACAAGCATGCGTTTTAAATTATTAGTCAGTAAATAAGCCGTAGCCGCAGGAGAAATCATAAGTGCAACTACTAAAATAGCTCCAACGGCATCGAACGCTCCAACGGTGGTTATAGACGATACCGTCATTAATCCATAATGTATAACTGCCGGAGAAAACCCTAACGACGCCGCTAAGCCTGCATCAAAAGTGCTTACTTTTAATTCTTTAAAAAAAGCAACCAACAAAGCAATGGTTATTAACAGAATAACACCAATAACCCATAAAGATTTTGGTCCAACATCGACACCCGAAACTATAAATCTATCAAAAGGTGTAAAGGCAAGTTCGCCAAGTAAAACGGCATCAATATCCAAGTGAATATCATTAGCGTTTTTAGCAATCATAATAACACCGATACTAAACAAAATAGGGAATACTAAACCAATAGCGGTATCTTCTTTTACTAACCCAGTTTTTTGAATATACTCTACCAGAACAACTGTAATAATACCTGTTAAAGCCGCTAACAATATAAGCAATGGGGAATTTAAATCTTGTGTAATAAAAAATCCAATAACAATTCCTGGTAAAATAGAATGACTAATAGCATCGCTAATCATAGCCATTTTTCTAAGCACCAAAAACGTTCCAGGAATGGCACATGCAATAGCAACCAAACTAGCAATAAGCTGTATTTCAATTTGTGCGTTACTCATCATTATTGTTTTGTTGATTATACAAATTGGATGCTGTTTTATATCCTTCTTCCGTTAAGCTCCATTTTTTTCCTTTAAGGGTAACGTAATGTTTATCGACTAATTTCTGGAGCGTTCCTTTTGTATAACCTTGAAAATTATTTAAAATTTTAATGGTATGCGGATGGGAGATATTATCATGCGTTTCCGCGATATGAAACATGAAAGCTAATGTTTTATGAAGCTCTAAATCTCGACGGTTTTTAATAAATCGAATTTGTTTAAAAAGCAATCCACGACTTGGAGAAAATATAAACGACACCAAAACAAAAACACCTGCAACAATAACAATGACTGGCCCTGTAGATAAATTGTTTTGACTAGAACTAATAGCCGTTCCAAAAACCCCTGAAAAAGCACCAAAAAGAGCAGCTAAAAACACCATAAGCCCTAAGCTATTTGTCCATTGGCGTGCAGCAGCAGCAGGTGCTAAAAGCATAGCACTCATAAGTACAACACCAACCGTTTGCAAGCCTAAAACAATTGCTAAAACAATAAAGGTTGTAATTAATATATCGATAAACTTGGTATTAAAACCAAGTGTTTTAGTGTAATCGGCATCGAAAAGTAGTATTTTAAACTCTTTCCAAAAGAGTAATAAAACAAATAAACACACACCGGTTACAATAGCCATTAACCAAACATCGCTCTCTACTAAAGTTGCTGCCTGACCAAATAAATACTTATCTAAACCAGCCTGATTAGCATTAGGTTGTTTTTGAATAAAAGTTAAAAGCAACATACCGAAACCAAAAAATAAGGATAAAATTAAGCCTAAAGCTGTATCGGATTTTAAATGTGTTTTCTTGATAATACTTCTAATCCAAAAAGTTCCCAAAAGCCCGCTAACCAAAGCACCTAAAAGCAATACATTACTATTCTTTGCGCCTGTAATTAAAAAAGCAATCGCAATACCCGGCAAAGCAGCATGAGAAATAGCATCGCCCAAAAGACTCTGTTTTCTTAAAACAGCAAAGCTACCAAGCATCCCAGTAACAGCGCCAAGAATAGCTGTACCAAGCGTTATGGTTCTAAGTGTATAATCTGTAAAGACTAGATTAAAATATTCTGTTATATCCATTTCTATTATATTGAACGCGTTGTTTTTTGTTGCAACAAGCCTTATAAACTATAATTATTCCTGAATACTCACTTTATAATTTATACCGTAGGTTTTAGTTAAATTATCGTCGTTAAAAATATCCTTAACGGGACCCGTGGCAATTTTTTTCACGTTTAAAAAGGTAACCCAATCGAAATACTCAGGAACAGTTTGCAAATCGTGGTGCACTACAACTACCGTTTTCCCAGCTTTTCGAAGTTCTTTCAAAATATTGATTATCGCAATTTCGGTAGTAGCATCTACACCTTGAAACGGCTCGTCCATAAAATAGATCGATGCGTTTTGCACCAAAGCACGTGCTAAAAATATACGTTGTTGTTGCCCTCCAGAAAGCTGACTAATTTGCCTGTTTTTAAAAGCAAGCATACCAACTTTTTCCAACGCTTCTAAAGATTCTTTTTTTTCTTTTAGACCAGGACGTTTAATCCAACCTAAACTTCCATAAGTCCCCATAGTCACAACATCTAAGGCCGTAGTAGGGAAATCCCAATCTACACTTCCTTTTTGTGGCACATAGGCTACTAAATGACGTTGTTTTTCATAGCTCTTGCCAAAAATAGATACACTACCTGCAATAGGTTTTAAAATCCCTAAAATAGATTTTATAAGCGTCGATTTCCCTGCTCCATTTGGCCCCACAATAGCCATAAGCACACCTTCGGGAATTTCTAAATCAATATCCCAAAGTACGGGTTTATAGTTATAAGCCACCGTTAAATCGTCAACCTGAACTGCTATATTTTTTTTCATGTATTTTCAATTTTATAATAATCACTCCATGATCTAAATCGACCCACAAACATTTTTAGGTAATTTTCTGTGAGGAAAATATTAGACCAATCGAATCGTTGAGCCTGAACGCCAAGATAGAACACAAAAACCGCAAGTCCAGCTTTTGGCAATAATTGTAATTCTTTTTCTGGTATTACATTTACGTTCTGATAGCCTTTTAAAAAGCTTTCCTTTTTTGCTTCGTATTCTTTTTTATCAATTTCTATATGAAACAATTGTTTACAAAAGTAACCAATATCCAAAATTTGTGATCCGTTGCCACAAAAATCAAAATCGAAAATGGTTATCTCAGTTTGGTTTGCAATACTCATATTATCATACCAAATATCTAAATGCACCACACCTTTTCGGGTGTTTTCAAACTCGGCATCTTCAAAAAACCCTTCTATAGATTTCACAAATTCCACCTCTGGTAAAGTCTCTGAAAAGTATGATTTTAATTTTTGATATGGTAATTCTAAAAGTGATTTTTTGTTATAAGTAATCCGCTCGATAATTTGGTCTTGGCTGGCATGGTGTATTTTACCCATTAATTCGCCGATAGCGTAACACATATCTGTATTTAAAAATCGAATTTTATCGCCTTCCGCAAAAGAAAACAGTACAGCATAACGAATACCTTCGGGTGCTTTTACAGTTTGTATATATGTTTGGTTTTTATCTAAAACCGGCACAGAAACACCTAAACCGTTACTTTTTAGTTTATTTAAAAGCGTTAGCTCTTCGGTTATTTCGGTTTTAGAACGCCAATTGTAACAGTAAACCCGAAGTACATATTTTGTTTTTCCGTTGGAAATAAAATAGGTGTGATTCATTCCTGTTCTAAACAACGTGCACACGTAGCTCTTATCTAGCTCGTATTGTTCTTTTGCAAATTCCCCAAGAGCTTCCGCAGATATGGTTGATGTTGTAACAGGAAATGTATTCATGTTTTTTTTACGGTTTTGAGCCTATGTATAAACTTTACTGATTTCTTTTCTAAATTACTTCTTACACTAGCTTTCGCAGATGATTTAGCCCTGATAGCAGCGGCATCCTTTTTTTTTGAAAACTCACTTTACTGTATGCACCAACTCTAATTTAACAACTTTATCAAAGCTGTTAAAAGTAGCTTTCACTAAAAAAAGATATAGCGAATAGCAGGATTAGCTTCTAATAAAAACTTATTCTAACGCGTTAACTATGGTGTTTACATTATACTTAAACATGCCGATATAAGTACCTTCGGGTGTTCCTGTAGTACCCAGCGCATCAGAATAAAGCGACCCACCAATATCGACGTTATGATCTTTAGAGTTTACTGCAGCCTGCAGCGCCTCAATGGTACGTTTAGGCACCGAACTTTCTATAAAAATGGCTTTAATTTTATTTTCTATAATAAAGGCAGACAGGTTTTGAACATCTTGCACACCGGCTTCGGTTGCTGTTGAAATACCTTGCAGTCCGCGTACTTGAAAACCATAGGCTTTACCAAAATAATTAAAGGCATCGTGTGCGGTTACTAAAATGCGTTTGTCTTTTGGAAGCGTTTCGATAGTACTTTTTAAAGTAGTTTGTAACGCTTTTAACTCCACGATATACTTAGCGCTATTGGCTTGAAATAGATCTTTTTTCTCAGGAAGCGCTTCGGATAATTTATCGGCTACAAATTGGGTAATCAAAATCCAATATTCGGTATTAAACCAAATGTGTGGATCGTAATTTGATGCAAAATACTCTGAACCAATTAGTGTTTTTTCGTCGATAGCATCGGAAAGTGCCACCGTTTTAATGTTTCGCATTTTTTCGAAAATCTCTACGAGCTTACCTTCTAAGTGCAGACCATTGTAAAAAATAATATCGGCACCAGACAACTTACTTACATCGCCTTCACTGGCTTTATAAAGGTGCGGATCTACACCGCTCCCCATTAACCCTTGTACATTTACCTCATCGCCAGCTACGTTTTTAACCAAATCGGTTATCATGGATGTGGTGGTAACAATATTTAGTTTTTGGTTGGCTTTTTTATCTGTTTTGCAGCTAAAAATAATTAAGCTAACAAAAACTATGTAGATGTATTTTTTCATGAATTTTAATTTTTGTGAAATTACTAAAAAGCAATTAATTATTTCAATGAATATCTTAAACCTAAAAAGGCTCTAATTCCTTGGTTTGGTGCGTAAACATAAGTTGGATCGAAAGTTAGTCCGTAAGGATTATCTGGAGTAACTTGTGCGTTGCCATTGTTATCGAAAGTAACGTCTTTATCGAACGGATCGTTTGCGCGAGCAATAATAAACGGATTACCTTTATTTGGCGTCCAGTTTAATAGGTTTTTAACACCACCATAAATTTCTAAATTTTCAAGACCATCGAAGGTTAATTGTATATTTTGAATACTCCAAACAGGTGAATTTTCACTTCTAGGATCTAAATCGCTCAATAAAGGCAATCGCATAGGGCCATAAATATTACCAGTATAATCTACCGACAGGTTGTATTTGTAATTTTTATAGGTTGCCGCCCAGGTTCCGGTAAAACGCTCAGTAAGTATTTGGCGTTCTTTTATACCATTTTCTGTTTGCGACACATCTTGAAATGTACCACCAACAAGAAGTTTAACACCGCTTGTTACTATAGCATCTAAATTAACACTTACTCCTTTTGTTACTGCTTTACCATCTAAATTATCGTATATAATTTGATTTGGATTAGTATCATAATCTGGTAAAATTAAGTTTGAAAAATGAGTATACCATGTCGAAATATCCAACCCAATAATAGACCCAGATTTTGTGTAGAATTTTTTAAGATAATTCAGGTTTATATTAACAGAGCGTTCTGGTTTTAATGCTTCGGCAATTACAACATCTCTGGCTCCGGTAAGTGCAGCATGCTCTTCAGTAAAAATATTAACAACTCTAAAACCTGTTCCGGCATTTACTCTAAAAACATCATCGGGTGTTGGTTTAAATTTATACGCAATTCGTGGCGTGAATATATTACCGTGTCTTTTATCGTAATCGTAACGCGCACCTAACAGTAAAGTGTTTTTTTTGCTTATTTTTATTTCATCTTGCGCAAAAACAGAAGGTATAACCACCTCATCGGCACCTAATGTTGCAGGTGTACTATCGTTATAATAATTATATCTAGCCGCTGCTCCAAAAAGTAAATCGTGGTTTTTAAGAGATTTATCCCAAGTAAATTGTCCGAAACCTATTTTTTGTTGCGCTAAAAACGCTGTATCACCATAAACGGAATTTTGGTCGTGATCTGTATATGAAAATTGAAACATCACCTTTTCCTTAATTGGTAATTGATATTTACCTAAAAGCTCCCCGCGCTTGGTATAAATACTTTCTCCGTAGATTTCATTTCCGCCTCTATAATCGGAATTCCATTGCATCTCCCCGCCCCATCGATCTTCATAAAAAACACGGCCAGCCAAAGATAAAACTCTGTTTTCTTTACGTTTAAAATTCCATTTTTGGAAAACGGATATTCTATTCTGAAGCGTTAAATCTGTAAAATCATCACCATTATTATCTATAGGATTATTGTAGTTAAAGTAGTTAACACCAAAAAGTAAGTTGGCTTTTTTTCCTACCCTAGTATTAAAACCTAAATCTAAATTAACCTCTCCCCAACCTGTTACGTAGCTATCCGCAAAGAAGCGCGGTGCATTTTCGGGTAACTTAGTAATAATATTAATTAAGCCTCCAACAGCTTCACTTCCATAAAGAGATGATGCAGGACCTTTTACAATTTCAATTTGTTCTATTAAAGAATTTGGAATTCCAGATAAACCATAAACCGTAGAAAGCCCACTTACAATTGGCATACCATCTATTAAAACTAAAGTATATGGCCCTTCTAAACCATTGATATGAATATCTCCCGTATTACAAACATTGCAATTTATTTGAGGGCGCACACCATTTACGTTTTGCAACGCTTCGAAAATATTTGGCGTCGGATTCTTCTTTAAAAAAGTAGTAGAATACACTTCTACAGGCACCGGACTATCTAATCTAGAAACAGCTTTTAGCGTTCCTGTTACTACAACCTCATCTAATAATTCAGATTCCGGCAAGTTAAAATTGATAGTTACATCTTTTGATTCAGATACTGTTATGCTTCTTTTTTGCGTTTGATAACCTGTAAACGAGGCGATGATAGTATATTTTCCCGGTGCAACATTTTTAAAGCTAAACATACCGTTATCATTAGAAACC
The window above is part of the Algibacter sp. L3A6 genome. Proteins encoded here:
- a CDS encoding metal ABC transporter permease, with the protein product MSNAQIEIQLIASLVAIACAIPGTFLVLRKMAMISDAISHSILPGIVIGFFITQDLNSPLLILLAALTGIITVVLVEYIQKTGLVKEDTAIGLVFPILFSIGVIMIAKNANDIHLDIDAVLLGELAFTPFDRFIVSGVDVGPKSLWVIGVILLITIALLVAFFKELKVSTFDAGLAASLGFSPAVIHYGLMTVSSITTVGAFDAVGAILVVALMISPAATAYLLTNNLKRMLVLAICFGVFSAISGYWLAHFLDASIAGSITTMLGLLFLAVYLFAPSKGVIAVIYREKQQRTEVSLLTFLLHLKNHTEARERHVNHLNEHINWQKVRSKTVLDLALKNNMIQFEKNIVSLTEKGDAFTSKAIDYIITNEDAQIEDMKDDFFLFRG
- the mfd gene encoding transcription-repair coupling factor, with protein sequence MSKSILSQTYLQTLQKQNLQNAVAKSENKIHLTGLVGSSLSFIISSIFKESNKPFLIVFDDKEEAAFYLNDLEQLCNDKDVLFYPGSYRRPYEIEETDNANVLLRAEVLNRINSQKKPAIIVTYPDALFEQVVTRKELERNTLKVAVNDNLSINFVNEVLFEYQFKRVDFVTEPGEFSVRGGIIDVFSFSNDEPYRIEFFGDEVDSIRTFDVETQLSIDQIKKINIIPNVANKLLEEKRQSFLKYVAQKTVVCLKNADLLFSRIDDFYNKAEIAYRNLSSEIKQAQPNELFCNSTLLKKQLLDFSIIEFGSTSIMTKIGSVVQKVEFKTTPQPSFNKKFDLLIEDLNSNHNKGYTNYIACVSEQQAKRFHDIFDDVEGEVSYQTIVLSLHQGFIDHDTKIVCYTDHQIFERYHKFNVKNGYAKKQAITLKELTNLDIGDYVTHIDHGIGRFGGLQKIDVEGKKQEAIKLVYGERDVLYLSIHSLHKITKFNGKDGKPPKIYKLGSTAWKTLKQKTKARVKHVAFNLIKLYAKRKTEKGYQYNPDSYMQHELEASFIYEDTPDQSSATADIKVDMESERPMDRLVCGDVGFGKTEVAIRAAFKAVDNGKQVAVLVPTTILAYQHAKTFRERLKDFPVTVDYVNRFRTAKEKRTTLEGLEKGSVDIIIGTHQLVNKNVKFKDLGLLIVDEEQKFGVAVKEKLKTLKDNVDVLTLTATPIPRTLQFSLMAARDLSVITTPPPNRYPIESNVIRFNEEDIRDAVSYEIERGGQIFFIHNRIENIKEVAGLIQRLVPDAKIGIGHGQLDGKKLEQLMLSFMDGEFDVLVSTTIIESGLDVPNANTIFINNANNFGLSDLHQMRGRVGRSNKKAFCYFITPEYSAMTDDARKRITALEQFTELGSGFNIAMKDLEIRGAGDLLGGEQSGFINEIGFDTYQKILSEAIEELKENEFKDLYDEPEEDRVYVKDVTIDTDFELLFPDDYVNNIAERLSLYTQLNNLKTEAELHTFETELVDRFGELPIQVTDLLNSVQIKWLATKIGFEKVVMKQGKLIGYFINDQQSNFYQSSGFTKVLQFVQKNPGAGKIKEKQTRNGLRLMLTFDKIKTVKQALSALQPIVA
- a CDS encoding metal ABC transporter ATP-binding protein; the encoded protein is MKKNIAVQVDDLTVAYNYKPVLWDIDLEIPEGVLMAIVGPNGAGKSTLIKSILGILKPIAGSVSIFGKSYEKQRHLVAYVPQKGSVDWDFPTTALDVVTMGTYGSLGWIKRPGLKEKKESLEALEKVGMLAFKNRQISQLSGGQQQRIFLARALVQNASIYFMDEPFQGVDATTEIAIINILKELRKAGKTVVVVHHDLQTVPEYFDWVTFLNVKKIATGPVKDIFNDDNLTKTYGINYKVSIQE
- a CDS encoding metal ABC transporter permease yields the protein MDITEYFNLVFTDYTLRTITLGTAILGAVTGMLGSFAVLRKQSLLGDAISHAALPGIAIAFLITGAKNSNVLLLGALVSGLLGTFWIRSIIKKTHLKSDTALGLILSLFFGFGMLLLTFIQKQPNANQAGLDKYLFGQAATLVESDVWLMAIVTGVCLFVLLLFWKEFKILLFDADYTKTLGFNTKFIDILITTFIVLAIVLGLQTVGVVLMSAMLLAPAAAARQWTNSLGLMVFLAALFGAFSGVFGTAISSSQNNLSTGPVIVIVAGVFVLVSFIFSPSRGLLFKQIRFIKNRRDLELHKTLAFMFHIAETHDNISHPHTIKILNNFQGYTKGTLQKLVDKHYVTLKGKKWSLTEEGYKTASNLYNQQNNNDE
- a CDS encoding TlpA family protein disulfide reductase encodes the protein MKRLLFLITLIPSILLAQHSIKGTFSPAKEYNFALLYKVTPTLSEYISNTEIDKETGGFEFQLDSTRTKGMYRVVYAIPQEDYNFDIIYNGKEDIELTFNSETGVTFKKSSENKLLASYTNSMSMVTQSIGNYFREESKNTKALKSIFKTQQETQENFEKAAEGMMALDFIKANQPYVPTDFEDLKTYINNLRLHYFDHINFNSKALQSSNFLEEKMLNYVFGMSSEIEDEATVYKNNIDIFHDVLKTTPQGVKRILLVDLWQQMADLGFESVANYISDKYLMPVAKSLNDKDLIDGLTLFKNTSIGRKAPDFTLEIKKDKALVKTQLSALNVAKKYIVVFWSSTCSHCLDEIPQLHSFVNTLEKGDVKVIAVGLEDDPYKWKDLTYTYTSFIHVYGEGRWENKIGNDYGVTSTPTYFILDKDKKFISKPEDFKALKAFFGEEAEEE
- a CDS encoding YraN family protein, yielding MAKHNELGKKGEQLAVDFLLKNGYAIVARNYRYQKAEVDIIAKKEDVLAVVEVKTRSTNNFGNPQDFVKPKQIQRLVKAIDAYVIANDLDVEVRFDVVAIVKQGKDFSIEHLEGAFYHF